The genomic segment AAAGAACTGGCAAGGCAATCACAGAATCCACTCTGGAGATCATTTTACGGGTGACAAGCGTGCAAAAATCAAGTTTTCTTACTATTGAAAATATTAACAATATAATCAGTACTATCACCGAGGGAAACAACCGGGTAGGGAGCATCACCGTTTCGGCACAAGATCTGGATCTCGTCCGCATGGAGGGGAGATCACCCGGCAATGCCGGAAGTAAATGAGGCGACTCAGGAACAAGAAAATATTGCCCTAGGTCTTAATAAAATGAGTTATCGATTCAAACTTGGTGAGTAGAATGAGCAAGGCAAATGATCTTTGGGAAGAGTTAGGTGAACTGAGCGATGAAGACGCAGGACATGTACTGATGCGACTCTTTACCGCCTATGAGCAGGAACATGAGTTAGAGCAGAATCCAACAGGCTGTACAGACTTCTTCAAAAAGCTCAGTTCAGCAATCAACCAAACAACTAACTGTAACCTCAATAGAAGATAATTTTATCCGAGCAGAGCATGCCACCGTCCACATCCTGGCCTGTCTCATCATGCTCTGCCTATACCAGAGGGAGAAACTTGAAAAATCAGCTTTTTTTTCAGGCTGACCTAATATATATTGATATTAAAGAAAAAAAATCTTATGAATTTCTTTACAGAAATAGATCAAGCCCTGCCTCTAGAAGCAAACGGGCCCCCAAAGAATATCTCTTTGATTTTTTTACCAAATATTCAACTTACTCCTGCCCTGAAACCTCAGAACAGGATTAATTTACAGCCATTTTATAAAAACAGAGGAAAAGTATAGTGCCACAGCAAGAACTCGAAAAAAAACTCAGTACTATTGATGAAGCCCAACCATGTGTTGTTGCCATTCATGATTCCGAAGGCAATGCCATCAGATATGACTGTACCTTTGCCCAGAGAGAGGCACATAACTTTGCCCTGGTTTTACCCTTTGGGGTAAGCTTGAATATGCACAATATAAAAAAGACCTGTTCTTTTTGTACCCCTCCGACCCCAGGGCAAGCAACGGTATCCTGCAAGGCCCAGATTAATGAAAAAATTGCCGACACCATTGAACTGACAGCGCTTGAAGATATCGACCCGGCAACCCTTCGCCAATTTTTTCGGGTCAACCTCCGAGTACCCGTGACAGTCTCCTATTGTCCTGACACAAGTAATGAGGAAACGCATTGGTTCCAGGCTGGAGATAGCATCGATATTTCCAGGACAGGGATACTCTGCATACTTCCACAGGAGGCGGCCAATCTCAAAGAACTACAAGTAGATCTTGCCCTGACAGACCCCAAGACAAACACAAACTGCACAGGTCATATAATTCGAATTAAACGCCTTACCAAGTCACGTTGGCTAACAGCAATCCACTTTGACCAGATAAACCCTGCCGCAGCAGACAACATCACGGCAAACTGCCTCCAGGAACAACGTCGCCAGATACGAGACAATATTCAAACCACATGATTTCAACTTATTAGACCATCACCATGGATATACTTTCCCCATCCCAACCAATCCCTCCCCTAGGGGAAAAATCTACCCAGCCCCAACAAAAAATGGGCCTAAATACCCCTTCGGAGCTGGAAGGCAAGGTGTTGGCAAATAGAGGCAATGGTGTCTTTTTTGGTTCAAGTAGCTGGAGAAAAGATTGAAATCCACTCTCAAACGCCACTCGAGCTTGGGCAGAAGATTCGGCTGACGATACAGCAAATTTCTCAGGAGACGCAGATCCAGCCAGACAAAAGCGATAAGGCCCCCCTCATCTCTAAGCTTCTCCAAACCATAGGGGCAAAAACACCTCTGATGGCCCAGCCGGTGAGCCTCGCTCAACTCTCCCTGCTCATGGCAAACAGCGAAAAGGCCCTTTCCGCCACCAGCCTCCACTCCCTTTCCAGCTTTTTTAGCGGACAACAGATACTGTTAGAGGGGGGAGGCGGAGAGCTACTCAAAGAGTTACTGAACCAACTAGGCCTCTCCCACGAAAGATCCCTGCTGCAGGGTAGGCCTGATGAGGTAAAGGGCCAAATCAAAAACTCCCTTTTTGAGATACTTGGCAAACTCCCCTCCTCCAGCCCCCTCCATCAAGAAGCTCATAAAATTTCCAGTATAATAGACTCATTCCAACTGATTAATATCAGTCAAAGTGAGCAAGGTAATTTCATCCTGCCCCTGCCCTTTGACTTTCTCAATCTCGGATTTCTCCTTATTCACAGCGACAGAGACCGGCATAGGCAGGAGGAGAGAAGAGAACAGGATAACATCTACTTTTCTCTCTATCTCCAAGTGAGCGCCCTGGGTAACCTACAGATTGACCTGGCTGGCGGCAAGGAGGGAGTGACCATCCACATCCATACAGACTCAGAGGAAAAAAGTGCCTTTTTAAAAGAACATCTCCCCATGCTCCAGGAAAAGCTCTCTGCCCTCTTTCCCCTCTGCACTATTGGCCTCAGCCATGATGCCAAGGATCCCATTGCCGAATTACTCTCCAGGGGTACCGGCCCCGAGCAAAGCATCATCAATCAAAAGGTATAAGCCGTGCAAAAAAAAGCAGTCGCCCTACGCTATCACCAGGAAGAGGACAGGGCCCCACGGGTTGTGGCTTCGGGTAAGGGTATCGTAGCCGAAAATATCATAGAGACCGGAGAGGCCGCAGGCGTTTATATCCAAGAGGACCGGGATATGGTGGAGTTACTTGCTCAAATTGAGCTCAACCAGGAAATCCCCATGGAGCTGTACGGCGCCGTCAGTGAAATTTTAAGTTTTGTCTATAAGGTAAACGGAAAATATGAAAAATAATCCCCCCTCCACCATAGCGATAGAAAAATGCTTGTAAGCTTCTTGATTTAAAGTAGAATTTCTGTCAAAACCATCTGTTCTCATCGCCACATTTTCCACTCAAGAGAGCAGAAGAAGATGAACCTGATGGTGTAAAGACAAGGGCATCGAAAAAAGGAAATGCATGTTTATCATATCATTGACCTACAAGGTTGAACTGGAAGAGGTGGACAAACACCTTGACGCCCATATTGCCTATTTGAAAGATGCATATGCCAATGGAAATTTTATTGCATCGGGCCGAAAGGTTCCAAGAACAGGCGGTATCATCTTCTCCAAGGTTAAAAACCGGGATCAGCTTGAAACTATTCTGAAAAAAGACCCATTTAATCAAGCCGGTATTGCGAAATACGATATCACCGAGTTCATTCCGGGCATGGTGGCCGATGGCTTTGAAACATTAAAAGAGGTATAAGTAGCTCTTCAGCGGGGTGGAGTAACCCCGCCACTGGGCCATTCGGATTCAACTTTCAGCCATCCTCAACCTATCCAACCACCTCCTCACGGCACCGCCGTCTGAAGCCAGCCCCTGCCCAGGGACAATCAATTTATTCTATCAGGAAAAAAGGCTAAAAAAAATCCCCTGTTTCATCAACAGGGGATTTTTGCGTAGAAGCAGATGTGGGGAAAATCTGGATAAATCAGTTACGTTTCTTACCCAGATAGGCCTCCTGAACCTTAGGAGAGGCAAGGAGCTCTGCCGAGGTACCCGAAAAGACGATCTTGCCCACCTCAAGGATATAACCTCGATTAGCAAGTCGCAAAGCCGCCTTGGCGTTTTGTTCAACGAGCAGCACAGTCACCCCACTCTCGGCGATCTTTTTGATCTGGGCAAAGATAGCCTTTACCAGAATCGGGGCAATCCCCAAACTTGGCTCATCAAGGAGAAGCATGGACGGCTTTGACATAAGCGCCCTGCCAATGGCAAGCATCTGCTGTTCTCCACCCGAAAGGGTTCCGGCAAGCTGGCTACGACGCTCCTCCAGGCGAGGAAAGAGATTATAAACCCAACCAAGTATCTCCGGGTCCATCTTCTTCTTGCTATAGGCACCAAGGAGAAGATTCTCTTCTACGGTAAGGATACCAAAGACCCGACGACCCTCCGGGGAATGGCTCATCCCCAGAGAAACAATCTTATGGGCAGGAAGCTGGGTCAGCTCTACCCCATCAAAGATGATAGAACCAGACTTTGCCCGAAGAAGTTGGGTAATGGTACGCATGGTGGTGGTTTTGCCCGCACCATTTGAACCGAGGATGGTAACAATCTCACCCCGGTGTACCTGCAAGGAAATTCCCTTAATCGCCGCGATGTTACCGTAGGAAACCTCAAGGTCGGTAATATTAAGTAATGCCTCATTAGAAATCATCGTCGTCACTCCCAAGATATGCCTCAATTACGGCAGGATCAGCCTGAACAATGTCTGGCGTTCCCTCAGCAATCTTTTTCCCGAAATTTATAACGGTCAGATATTCCGTTACCTCCATTACCAAATCCATATCATGCTCAATAAGAAGAATAGTCACCCCACGTTGACGAATACGATAGATGGTATCAATCAACTCCTGAGTTTCATTCTCATTAAGCCCTGCTGCAGGTTCATCAAGAATCAAAAGCGACGGCTCCGTAGCCAACGCCCGCGCCATCTCTACCCGACGCTGAATACCATAGGCAAGAGCACCAACGGGTTTCACCGCATAGGCCTCTAGATCAAAAAAGTGGAGTAACTCAGCGACAACATCCCAATTACTCTCCTCGTCGGCACGAGAAGAGGGGGTAGGAAAAATTCCATTCCACCACCCCTGCTTGCTCTTGATATGACGGCCGCTCATGATATTTTCGGCAACACTCATCTGTTCAAAGAGACGGATAGTTTGAAAAGTGCGAACAATACCACGCTCGGCCACCTTATGGGGTGGAAGCCGAGTAATATCCTCTCCATTCCAATGGATAGATCCCTCTTCACAGGGATGAATGCCTGTAATACAGTTAAAAACGGTGGTCTTCCCTGCACCATTGGGACCAATTATGCCATAGATTTGACCTGCCTTGACAGTAAAGCTTAAATCATCAACAGCGGTTAAGCCCCCAAACCTCTTGGTCACATTTGTCAAAATCAGATTACTCGATGTCATAACTTCCTTCCTTTATCAGTCTCTTAGGAATTTTACCAAATTTTGCAGGACATATTCCCCTCGGTCGTATTATCATCGTAACAATCATAGCAAGACCAAAGATAAAATAACGCCAGGTGGCAAAATCCCGAAAAATCTCTGGGAGGACAAACATAACAAAGACGCCCAGAAGAATGCCGGGAATTGAAGAGCCACCCACAATGACAATACTGAAAAAGAGAACCGATTGAAGAAAATTAAAGGCCTCCGGACTCACAGCAGAGTATTGATTGGCATAAAAGGTCCCTGCCATACCGGCAATCCCTGCCCCTACGGCAAAGGCAAATATCTTATAGACTCTGGTATTTATCCCCACACAGCTTGCGGCAAGTT from the Desulfotalea psychrophila LSv54 genome contains:
- a CDS encoding ABC transporter ATP-binding protein, which gives rise to MTSSNLILTNVTKRFGGLTAVDDLSFTVKAGQIYGIIGPNGAGKTTVFNCITGIHPCEEGSIHWNGEDITRLPPHKVAERGIVRTFQTIRLFEQMSVAENIMSGRHIKSKQGWWNGIFPTPSSRADEESNWDVVAELLHFFDLEAYAVKPVGALAYGIQRRVEMARALATEPSLLILDEPAAGLNENETQELIDTIYRIRQRGVTILLIEHDMDLVMEVTEYLTVINFGKKIAEGTPDIVQADPAVIEAYLGSDDDDF
- a CDS encoding ABC transporter ATP-binding protein, producing the protein MISNEALLNITDLEVSYGNIAAIKGISLQVHRGEIVTILGSNGAGKTTTMRTITQLLRAKSGSIIFDGVELTQLPAHKIVSLGMSHSPEGRRVFGILTVEENLLLGAYSKKKMDPEILGWVYNLFPRLEERRSQLAGTLSGGEQQMLAIGRALMSKPSMLLLDEPSLGIAPILVKAIFAQIKKIAESGVTVLLVEQNAKAALRLANRGYILEVGKIVFSGTSAELLASPKVQEAYLGKKRN
- a CDS encoding YciI family protein, coding for MFIISLTYKVELEEVDKHLDAHIAYLKDAYANGNFIASGRKVPRTGGIIFSKVKNRDQLETILKKDPFNQAGIAKYDITEFIPGMVADGFETLKEV
- a CDS encoding PilZ domain-containing protein, which produces MPQQELEKKLSTIDEAQPCVVAIHDSEGNAIRYDCTFAQREAHNFALVLPFGVSLNMHNIKKTCSFCTPPTPGQATVSCKAQINEKIADTIELTALEDIDPATLRQFFRVNLRVPVTVSYCPDTSNEETHWFQAGDSIDISRTGILCILPQEAANLKELQVDLALTDPKTNTNCTGHIIRIKRLTKSRWLTAIHFDQINPAAADNITANCLQEQRRQIRDNIQTT
- a CDS encoding flagellar hook-length control protein FliK yields the protein MVSFLVQVAGEKIEIHSQTPLELGQKIRLTIQQISQETQIQPDKSDKAPLISKLLQTIGAKTPLMAQPVSLAQLSLLMANSEKALSATSLHSLSSFFSGQQILLEGGGGELLKELLNQLGLSHERSLLQGRPDEVKGQIKNSLFEILGKLPSSSPLHQEAHKISSIIDSFQLINISQSEQGNFILPLPFDFLNLGFLLIHSDRDRHRQEERREQDNIYFSLYLQVSALGNLQIDLAGGKEGVTIHIHTDSEEKSAFLKEHLPMLQEKLSALFPLCTIGLSHDAKDPIAELLSRGTGPEQSIINQKV
- a CDS encoding EscU/YscU/HrcU family type III secretion system export apparatus switch protein, whose protein sequence is MQKKAVALRYHQEEDRAPRVVASGKGIVAENIIETGEAAGVYIQEDRDMVELLAQIELNQEIPMELYGAVSEILSFVYKVNGKYEK